A window of Sphingobacteriales bacterium genomic DNA:
CGTAAAAGAAGAACATTTCGAGGAAGGTTCAGTCATTATGAATAAAGGAGAAATAGGAACCTGTATGTATATTATTTGTGAAGGAGAAGTCCGCATCCACGACAACGACCTGACTTTAGCTGTTCTCAAAAACAAAGACTTCTTCGGGGAACTGGCACTTTTAGACCCTGAACCCCGTTCAGCTTCAGCTACAGCCTTAAAAGATTCCCTACTCCTCCGACTCGATCAGGAAGCTTTCTATGAGTTAATGTCGGAAAGGCTTGAAGTGGCAAAAGGGATCTTAAAAATCCTTTGCCGAAGAATCCGGAATCAAAATCAAATCATCAGCGAACTAAAGAAAAACACGCTTGCTGCTCCTGCAGCGATGGAATCCGGCCAAAATTAAAAATATTTCTTAATATAACTTTTTTCATTTCAATCCGTCATATCATCACTATCATCACGCAACCATGAAATATGTTTTACTCATCTTAGGGATGTTTGTTGTTAATCAAATTTCCGGACAGAATAAGTTGGAAAAGCAATTGGATGAATTCATCAGTCATTGGCACGAAGCTGCAGCAAAAGCGGATATGAAAGCTTATTTTGATGCCTTCAGCCAGAATGCTGTTTTTATTGGCACCGACTCCAGCGAATACTGGACAAAAACATCTTTTTACGAATGGGCAAAACCCTATTTCGACAGGGGAAAAGCGTGGACACTCAAAGCCAATTCAAGGCATATCTACATTGCCGATAATAAAAAGATAGCGTGGTGGGACGAATTGCTCTACACTTCTTCCGGAACATGGATAGGAACAGGCGTACTCCAAAAGAAAGGGAATCAATGGTTTATCATGCATTATACCCTTTCCGTAACTATCCCAAACGAAAAAATGAAAAAAATTGTCGAAATTTTAAAAAGCAGTGATTGATGTTTCCGGTTAAACCACCTCAGATTTCTGATCAAAGTATAAAAGAAAAACTCAACCAGATAGGAATTCATTCCCTCGAAGACCTCCAATTTCACGGAAGTAAAAGAGCCTTTGCCATGCTCCGCATTTTCGATGGTAATTGTGGTATTGATGTGCTTTTCTTTCTTGAATCACTTATCAGAAATACCACTCCGGCCCTGCTCGATGAGGAGGTAATAACTGATTTAAAAACTTTTTATAACTCAATCTCTTATTTCAAACAAGTACAATGAAAAATATCCATTCGTTTGCTGCTGTTATTGTGGCAGGTATTTTGACATTTTCAGGATGCAATACAAAAAAGGAATCAGACATGAAACCACCCGTAGCCAAAAAAATTCCCAAAGAACTCAGCATTCACAGACATACCAGAATTGACAATTATTACTGGCTTAATGAACGGGAAAATCCTGAGGTAATAGCCTATCTGGAAGCTGAAAATAAATATCTCGAAAATCAGCTTGCCGATGTGAAGGATTTGCGTGAAAAACTTTACAGGGAAATGACAGGCCGTATCAAACAAACCGATATGTCGGTACCTTACCTCAGCAACGGCTATTATTATTACACAAGATTTGAGGAAGGAAAAGAATATCCTGTATTTTGCCGGAAAAAAGACAAACTGGAAAATCCGGAAGAAATCATGCTGAACGTCAATGAGCTGGCAGAAGGGACAAAATATTGCGATGTATCGGGTCTCAGGGTGAGTCCCGACAACAGGCTGCTGGCCTATGGCATCGATACAGTCAGCCGCAGACTATATGCTATAAAAGTAAAAGACCTGACCACCGGAAAAACTCTTGACGAACACCTCATCAATGCTTCACCTTCTGTGGCCTGGGCTAACGACAATAAAAGCTTTTTCTATGTGGTAAAAGATGAATCACTGAGGCCCTGGCGCGTTTACAGACATATATTGGGTAAACCTTCTTCAACCGATGAACTGGTTTTTGAAGAAAAAGACCCGGCTTTCAATATTTTTGTATTTAACAGTAAATCAAAAAAATACATCTTTATCGGAAGTGAAAGCACTACCACCTCAGAATACCTTTATCTGGAGGCAGATAAGCCCGGAGGCAGATTTATCCCTGTCTTACCCCGTCAGAAAGGACTGGAATATAGTGCTGAACATTTCGGAGATTATTTTTACATCAGAACCAACCTGGACGCAGAAAACTTTAAACTGGTTAAATGCCCGATCGGGAAGCAAGGGACAGCCTTCTGGGAAGATGTGGTTCCCCACCGCAGCGATATATTACTCGAATACTTTGATATCTTCAACAATTATCTGGTTACGGGAGAGCGAAAAAACGGTCTGAATCTGATTCGCATTTACGACTGGAAAAGCATGAAAGACCATTATATCAGTTTCCCCGACCCTGCCTATACGGCCTATGTTTCCGTTAATCCCGAATTTGAAACAGACCAGCTCAGATATGTTTACGCATCCATGACTACACCTTCCAGTGTTTTAGATTACAACATGAAAACAAGACAACAGGCCTTGCTCAAACAGGAAGAGGTGCTGGGTGATTTTAACCCGAAAAACTATGTTTCAGAACGGATATATGCAACGGCAAAAGATGGCAAGAAAATACCCGTATCTATGGTTTACCGCAAAGGGATGAAGCGAAACGGCAAAAATCCTCTTTTGCTTTATGGATATGGCAGCTATGGTTACAGCCTCGATGCCGGATTTAATTCTGCCCGTCTGAGCCTGCTCGACAGAGGTTTTATATTTGCAATAGCCCACATCAGGGGAGGCGAAGAAATGGGAAGGCAGTGGTATGAAGACGGTAAATTGCTGAAGAAAATGAATACATTTACCGATTTTATTGCCTGTGCCGAATACCTGATTGCAGAAAAATATACTTCCCCCGACTACCTGTGTGCCATGGGTGGCAGTGCCGGTGGCCTTCTAATGGGAGCTGTGGTCAACATGAGGCCCGATTTGTTCAGGGCAGTGGTTGCTGCCGTTCCTTTTGTGGATGTGGTTACCACCATGCTCGATAAAAGTATTCCGCTGACAACAGGAGAATTTGACGAGTGGGGAAATCCTGAAGATAAGGTATATTATAACTATATGCTCTCCTACTCTCCCTACGATAATGTCAAAGCACAGGAATATCCGGCCATGCTTGTAACCACAGGACTTCACGACTCCCAGGTGCAATACTGGGAACCGGCCAAATGGGTGGCCAAACTGCGGGAAATGAAGACAGACAACCATCTCCTGCTTCTTTATACCAATATGGATACCGGACATGGCGGCTCTTCCGGACGATTTGAAAAGTATAAGGATATTGCTCTTGAATATGTTTTTCTGTTAAAAGAACTCGGAATAACCAAACAGTAGTTTTAATGATAAAAAACCAAGCCGTATCTTCCTATATCGAATTGTTTGAAGGCAAAAAACAACAAAAACTTATAGAACTGCATCAGATTATTGCCTCTGCCCTTCCTGACGCTGAAGAAGTTGTCAGCTACGGCATGCCGGCATTCAGGCAAAAAGAAGTTATTGTGTATTATGCAGGACACAAAAACCATATTGGTTTCTATCCGACAAACAGCGGGATTAAAGCATTTAAGGAAAAATTGACTGAATACAAATATTCCAAAGGAGCCATCCGGTTTTCCTGGGACAAAGAGCTGCCTTCAGAGCTTGTTCAGTCAATTGTCCGTTTCAGGTTAAACGAAATTCAGCACAAGAAACGAAAAGCCGGAAAATCAGGATAATCAGAAAGTTCTGGTGATATTAAAACCGAAGTAAATGTCACCTTTAAAGAAATTTCCTTTGGTATCGGTCAGAAATGCTCTTTCATACATTCCCTGAGAGTTGGAAATATGAATCTGAAAAACATGTCCGCCTGTCTCAATGTCGAAGCCCAATCCAATGCTGTTATAATATCCTTCCGGAAGCTGATTGGGTAAAACGTACCAATACTCTGCATTCAGCGAAGTGCGTTTGGTCAGCTTGTAGCGTCCGCCAGCACCAACCACAAACACATCATTTTTATCGGTAGTTTTTTCTACCAGATTCCGGTGAACGACAGTGGGGCTGAGCTGAAAAGAAAAGTTGTTGTTAAACTTGCGGGCAATCAGGAGTTGATGCGTATATGCCAGTCTCGAGGTAAAATAATTTTCACGATCCGGATATTGCCATTTAAGTGAAGTTAGCGCTGTACTGACAAAATAACTCAGTGTAACAGGCATGTTCCTTTGTCCGGTGGACTGACGCAACAATTTGATTTTCAGGAATCCATCAAATGTTTTCAGATAGGAACTTCTGCCAATACCAATGTTCAGCCAGTCGGTAAGGCTGTATTCAAAACCCAGGCGTATGGTTCCCTGATCGAGACCAAAAAATTCATAGGCCCCCTGGTTGATTCGTCCGAAATCATGGGAAATGATAAATACCAGCTCTCCTTTGGCAGGAGCTTCAATGGAATGGCCATTCACTACCCTCGTTGTTTTAAAGGTCGCTGTTGTGTAATCCGTAGTCTTGGTTTCTTCATCCAGCAAATCCATCAGGTTTTGTGAAAAAAGAGGATGAACAGCAACTAAAAGTAAGAGTGTAATAAGATATGATTTTTTCATGTTTTAATTTTGATTTAACACGCAATCAACTGTAATATCAATATTTTTAGCGATATTGTTGGCAACTGCCTTGGGAATAGTTATGTTATAATCGGCAACTGCCACATTGAATTTCGATTTGATATGGAGTTTTCCCTCTTTTACTTCAATGGTTCCGGGAGCGGAAATTTTCTTTGTAACCCCATGAATGGTCAGATCGCCTTCTGCAACCACCGGATAAACCCCATCTTTTTTCAGGTCAATTTTTTTGAAATCGGTTACTTTCCCTGAGAAGCGTGAATCAGGATATTTATCAGATTCCATGTAGTTTTCGTTGAAATGTTCCTGCATGAGTGCTTTTTCGAAAACAAAAGACTTAATAAGTACTTTAAAAGCAACTTCTCCGGTAGATGGATTCAGCATGGCTGTAACCTGTTTGTTCACTGCTTCGATATTTTCAAGCGGGGCGGCTGAAAAAAACGAAATAGTACCTGTTTTGGTCAGGTAATTCTGACTTTTAAGATTTTGAGAAAAAAAAGCTGTTATCGCCAATAACAAAATCATGTGTTTCATATTCTGAAGCTTTAAGGGTTGTTAAAAATTCGTTTTAAATGAGCATTCATCCAGCACGACATCAGTCCCATTGTATCCTGCACACAGGCCTTTGATGCTTACTTCCTGACCTGTAACAAGTTTTCGGGCATCCGGAAAATACTTTGGCAGCATATTGCAGCGAATACCTTCGTCTCCGAAAAGTCCCTGAGAAAATACAAATATGGCAACTGCACTTGAGTCGGTCAGTTCTGTTTTGGATATTTTACCTGTTATCTCAATGACCTTTCCATTGTATTTCTGAGAATAAAATTCACTGTTTTGTTGAAACTGATGAAAAAGCGAATCGGCATTTACAGTAAATTCCGCTTTTGCTTTCTCAATGTTCTTATGCGGTTTGTTGTACACAAAAACATAAACAAGAATGGCTGCAATAATTCCGATAACAGCCAGAGCGAGTAAAATTTTTAACCAGTTTTTCATAAGCTTTCTAATTATTAGGTGCACCGGCCTGAATCCAGATCCTGATTTTTGCCAGTTCACAGTTTGTCAGTTTATTTCCACCTTTAGGCATGGCCGAATAACCACTTGCATGGCTGACTGCTCCCCAAAGTTTACCGTTCAGCGCAATGGTCGAAAGTCCTGTGTGATTATCTGTTGAAATATTTCCGCTTGGAGAAGCAGTGCTGTGGCATCCGTTGCAGTTTGCAGTCATTATAGGGGCTACTACTGCGGAATAGGTTACATTGCTTGTGTCACACGGTTGTGTGTTGTTACCGTATAAGTATTCTTCATTGTCATAATAACAGCCGGTGGCCATAAAAAGACCGGCAACAATCAATAAAAGGAAATATATTTTTTTCATGGTATCAGTTATTTGGAGCTCCTGCATTAACCCAGTTAGTAATTGCATTTACTTTACAATCATCCATTTTTCCGGAGGGAGGCATT
This region includes:
- a CDS encoding nuclear transport factor 2 family protein; protein product: MKYVLLILGMFVVNQISGQNKLEKQLDEFISHWHEAAAKADMKAYFDAFSQNAVFIGTDSSEYWTKTSFYEWAKPYFDRGKAWTLKANSRHIYIADNKKIAWWDELLYTSSGTWIGTGVLQKKGNQWFIMHYTLSVTIPNEKMKKIVEILKSSD
- a CDS encoding DUF1801 domain-containing protein, with amino-acid sequence MIKNQAVSSYIELFEGKKQQKLIELHQIIASALPDAEEVVSYGMPAFRQKEVIVYYAGHKNHIGFYPTNSGIKAFKEKLTEYKYSKGAIRFSWDKELPSELVQSIVRFRLNEIQHKKRKAGKSG
- a CDS encoding S9 family peptidase, with protein sequence MKNIHSFAAVIVAGILTFSGCNTKKESDMKPPVAKKIPKELSIHRHTRIDNYYWLNERENPEVIAYLEAENKYLENQLADVKDLREKLYREMTGRIKQTDMSVPYLSNGYYYYTRFEEGKEYPVFCRKKDKLENPEEIMLNVNELAEGTKYCDVSGLRVSPDNRLLAYGIDTVSRRLYAIKVKDLTTGKTLDEHLINASPSVAWANDNKSFFYVVKDESLRPWRVYRHILGKPSSTDELVFEEKDPAFNIFVFNSKSKKYIFIGSESTTTSEYLYLEADKPGGRFIPVLPRQKGLEYSAEHFGDYFYIRTNLDAENFKLVKCPIGKQGTAFWEDVVPHRSDILLEYFDIFNNYLVTGERKNGLNLIRIYDWKSMKDHYISFPDPAYTAYVSVNPEFETDQLRYVYASMTTPSSVLDYNMKTRQQALLKQEEVLGDFNPKNYVSERIYATAKDGKKIPVSMVYRKGMKRNGKNPLLLYGYGSYGYSLDAGFNSARLSLLDRGFIFAIAHIRGGEEMGRQWYEDGKLLKKMNTFTDFIACAEYLIAEKYTSPDYLCAMGGSAGGLLMGAVVNMRPDLFRAVVAAVPFVDVVTTMLDKSIPLTTGEFDEWGNPEDKVYYNYMLSYSPYDNVKAQEYPAMLVTTGLHDSQVQYWEPAKWVAKLREMKTDNHLLLLYTNMDTGHGGSSGRFEKYKDIALEYVFLLKELGITKQ
- a CDS encoding YceI family protein encodes the protein MKHMILLLAITAFFSQNLKSQNYLTKTGTISFFSAAPLENIEAVNKQVTAMLNPSTGEVAFKVLIKSFVFEKALMQEHFNENYMESDKYPDSRFSGKVTDFKKIDLKKDGVYPVVAEGDLTIHGVTKKISAPGTIEVKEGKLHIKSKFNVAVADYNITIPKAVANNIAKNIDITVDCVLNQN